ATCAAGTAAATAGGTTGAACTAATTTCTCTTGTTTCTAcgttcaaaaatattttctcaaaatcaTAAGCCCCTTGACAAAGCATTCTCGTGATTTCATAAGTTCAAACTCATAGGCCCCTTGACAAACCGTGTTTAAACACTCAAAACACAACATCATCTAACTAAATGAATATAATAGTCCATAAAAGAGTGAGGTAGAGAGTTAAACAGTTACCGAATATCATGGCCAAGAGTTTAGCATTCGGTGTGGTCGAACATATTCAATATGTGGCAGAGAGAGACCAATTAATGGCCATAAGTTGCCGACTTGTGGTTTGAACAAAACAGAGGAGGAATGGAAAAGCAAGCGGCATGAACAAAGGGCTATGTAGGTTGTCTTGGGCCTGCACTACCATAaaggaagaacaagaaaaaaaaattgcacactTTGTTCAACCAGATTGAGTATtgctttttaattataaacagtAAATTGAAGAATGACAAAGTTTTCCTCCAAACTGGCTTATAATTAGAACTATTGGTATAATTGGACGATGTGATAGTGCTTCTTTGCATTGAAAATGATGTCAGTGAACGCATTGAAAGTGATTACTCAACAGAGGCGgatatgatatatatgtatgtatgtatgtatgcatgcatgacaaaaATGCTATGTTTATAAAGAAACATATACAGAGGGCCTACCAATTCATGAACTAATATACATGCACATGTGAGCAAACATATTTTAGAAAGGAGATCAGTGTACCATGTAGATGAATGGCCAAACTGGCCTTCTGCACAGTCAAAATGCTAAGAGCTTCTCTTCCTTCCTATATATGGTAGTAAGCCACCAGAGGAAGCAGATTCGGGTGTCTCAACCTCCCTAGCTTGCTCATATGCTCTTGAAACTCCTCTTTTCCCCAAATTATTCATTTGTTTGAACCGCTTCACAACCATCACCTGTCCATTGTGCAAAGCAGCCTTGTAAGAAGACACAAAGACCAAAATGATCCACTGCTCAATATATCAGCTGAGGCTTTAAGCAATGCCTACTTATCAAACCTCTCCCTATCTTCCCTGACAAAGGCCAGCTTCACATTCTCAACCTTCTTGGTATTTCCACTGTAGTTTGTTGAGTCTTGCCTTGATTCGTTTGATTCCTTTATGCCTTATTTCTTTTGCAAGTTTAATGGCTGTACTAGAGCCTTTGTCAATAAAGAAGGTTGCCTCTTGTGGTTGATGAAGACCACCACACCTATTCCGATTGTTGCCATCGTTGCAAGTATGACAATCACTGGGACACTTGGAATTGAGCCTTCGTCACAATTACCCATAGGCATTCCACATAGCTCTAAATTACCTGCCATTGATAGGACAAACCATCACTGCCTGAATGTTTTCACACATATTTACCCTTGTATATATGCATATGCGGGCTTTAGGCATTGTTTCATGTGGGTTTTCAATTCTTTGGAGGATTAAGTTGGCTAATCAATGTCCAATATCAATGTGGAAAGTGCTAGATGCTAGTGATGCcttgatatgatcatatatgTTCAGACATTATATTCAACTTAAAAGTTTTGAGTATATAGATATAGATCTAACAATTAATCTTATACCATAACAATATAGAATCCAATAGATCACTTACAGGCTTAATCTATATtttagttcaaaacataagacTGCATATTTGTAACTATTACTTTGTCACTTAGAGTTTGTCAGAAGCAGCCATTTTCTGATAACTCTGCGAAGAATAAATACAACTGAAGAAACACGTTTCTGTAAGTACATATACATGTGCATGCACatgatacattatatatatatacatatacacagaTGATCTCATAAAAAGTTGACTCACCAGAGAAGGAGCTTGAATCCATCCCAATTCATTGCCTGATACGTTAAAAGCACTCAATGACTTCTGTTGAAAATCTGGTATCTGACCATCAAAATGGTTATCCTCAAGCCTTTAACTCCAAAAGCTTTGGCAAGATTAAAGTTATTCTTCATAAAGCTTATAGTTCTCGAATTCAACAGTAACGCGAGCAAGTGCACATCAATGAAACTATTTAGTCTCATATTCTCGAGTCGTAAACCCTTaacttttcctttcccacaatGAACACCAACCCAATTTACGTTATGCTCAGAACATGGTGTTGTTGAGCCATTCCAGTTGATTAATGCATCGTTGGGTTGAAGGGCGGCCTTGAACTTTAGGAGGGTTTCTGATTCTGATGCCTCAGAAGAAGAGACCACAAATATGAAAACGAAAGCTTAAATACAAATCATCAATTACTAACTAATTACACATATcttgttataattataacatatttAGCAAGCATTAATAACTAACCGATTCATCCATTGTATACATTTTCTAACAGAACAAAATATGTAGGATTTTCTAGAGGAAAAGTGATTAATAAAACTCTACCAATTTAACAATCTAGGCTCTTACATGTTTATGTTTATGGTATTGATAATAAATTCAATCTTTTGGAATGAAACAGTATTGGGTCACTTACTTTGCATATCCTACATCAACATGACAGGGAGGGGGTGCTGCAGGAACAGTGGCATGTCTGCAGTGGCATCCATTAGATGTAGCAATGCATCCTCATCTAAAGAAGTGTAAAGAACTTATTGTGATTATAATTGAAGAAATGttctacaaaagaaaaatagttcatacctttttttttttaaattttatttagattttgcaCCTATCGAAATAAAATCCTAGCTTCGACACTACCTCTGCCACATATGATTAGCCATCAAGTAAGGCGTGATTAGATACAAGAGCTCCAGCAAGATAACCACAAAATGGCAGGCCAATATTGGTGATACTAATATAGAAGTCTTTCATTATGCATTAGTACATAACCTTATGATTAGTAACCAGTAAGCAGGGATTATTATTTCCTCAAGAGTTCATTCTAATGTTGAGACGGGTACAAATGTATGATAATAATCTCATCCAGAGTTTAGGACCTTTGATTTATGTCatttctcaaaccaaaaactttCAGCAATTACCCTGTATTTTGACAAATGCATCTCAAGAAGATCAACAATTACagtataatgaaaaagaaaatcaacaacaaTTTAGATTCCCTTAACTTGCACAgacattaattaatttcatcacAATGCATGCATTTGCCAGAAATGTTAAGAAAATGAGCTCCACGCACATTACCTTTCTTCCCTCCACACATAAATTTGGTCATTAACTTCAGCCTTTTAATGGTGACCTTCTACTGCCTAGTATAACTCATCCAGCATCCTTTCCAATATGGGAAGACGTGATAGTCTCACAGAAAGCTGAAAAGGCAAAAAAGGGATAAGAAATCAGGTCCAATACAAATCCTATTTGGTTAACCCAAAAAGAATCCAAGAAAATTATAACTCTTTTTATGTAATGTTGTACAATTCTAACCTTGTTCAACTTACCTTTCTTATGGTCATTAGGTCTGTAAAACATAGTTTTCAAGGCACTTAAATCTCCCTTTAAATATCTGGTCTTGGTCTAAAAACATAGTCTTGGAGGCCTTTGAACATGTTTCAGTATTCCTGGTGTATATACATGTACTGAAATTCCAGTAAAGTGGTCGAGGAGATTGCTGCAAATTCCACAAGCATCCTATGAATGCAAGTTTTGAGCTATTGCAAAACAATTCGAGATAGGTTCATTCTATGTTCACTTAAACTGAAAAATACATCTGAAAGAGTACTAATTTCCCATAAAAATGTTCTCTAAGATACATGGAATGTCAGTGGATGCCCATTCACAAGTCACCATGAGATAATGCAATTGAAGTTCTAAACATGCTAATAGTGAAAGAATTTATTCCACAAACTTTTTTCATATCTGGTTTTGATTGATAAATATGCATGCAATACTTCAAAACATGCCTTGAGCACTCATGCCTTATGACGTCAAGTAATATGACATAATCATGCTTCTTTAAAGGAAAATCAGTCTCTCTTCATTGTTGGAAGTACATTAGGCATACCAATAAGCCTTCttcaaacatttattttttcatcccCTTTCCTGTTCTAGATCATCAACTCCATAAGAAATCAAGGCTCTTACCTAAGAGGACTTTTATCAAAACCCGAGAAGAAAGCTAAAAAGGTGAAAAAGTGATAAGAAATCAGGTCCAATTCAAATCCTATTGGGTTAACTGAAAAAGAATCCAAGAAAATTATAACTCCTTTTATGTCATGCTGTACAATTCTAACCTTGTTCAACTTACCCTTATGGTCCTTAGGTCTATAAAAGATAATTTTCAAGGCCGTTAAATCTCCCTTTACAGATCTGGTCTTGGTCTGAAATCAGAGTCTTTGAGGCCTTGAACCCGTTTCAATATTCCTGGTGTATATATGTACTGAAATCCTAGTAAGCTGGTTGAGGAGATTGCTGCAAATTCCACAAGCATCCTGTGAACGCAAGGTTTGAACCATTGCAAAACAATTCGAGATAGGTTCATTATGTGtcactaaaactaaaaaatacctTTAAAAGAGTACTAATTTccaatgaaaatgttttataagATACATGGAATATCAATGGATGCTTATTCACGAGTCACCATGAGATAATGCAATTGAAGTTCTAAACATGctaataatgaaatgatttattCCACGAACTTTTCTCATATCTGGTTTTGATTAATAAATATGCATGCAATACTCTAAAACATGCCCTGAGCACTCATGCCTCATGACGTCAAGTAATATGACATAATCATGCTTCTTTAAAGGAAAATCAGCCTATCTTCATCGTTGGAAGTACATTAGGAATACCAATCAGCCTTCttcaaacatttatttttttcatccctTTACTGTTCTAGATCATCAACACCATAATAGCTCAACCAAATATCACTTTAGAAGTGATTAAGGGCTCTTACCAAAGAGGACTTTTATCAAAACCGAGGAGAAAACCAGGAGTggtaatttttaacaaaattatcaATCAGGCTCTCAACTGATTAATACTATTCTAGATCATGATAAAAATACGATTGAATTTATATCAAGAATTTTATCCCTTtcaattgatatgaagtaaTAACAATAAATTGTTGAACACATCAATAATTGGAGAAAAAATCaatctcataaataatattactaatctttAATGAGGTTTCATCCTTAACCTTAGTTGAAAATTTAGCTAGGCGTATccatgaaaataaattctagaaaatgaacgtaaataaatatcaaaGCAATATTTCAaatgaaactaaagaaaaataaaaatttcactgCTCTCAAAATGTAAAAGCTACAAGTCTATTACCGTTAAAGTCTATTATGGTTATAGTTCTTTCCCAACTTTGATTCCTTTCTGAACTTCAATTGCTTCATTAAGATAAAGTTCAAATTTAAGTGAGAAAACTAAATATttcaagacaaaaaaaaaaaagaaaaaagaattaacACTTCATAATTGTGATAATGCTTTATTTAATTTAGCAAACTTCTGTCCAATTTGGCTATCATCACATACCCAAGTGGAAGTTCTAAATCCAAATCTTCATTAATTAAATCATCATTAGCATCGTTGAATTTCCATAATGCTAGAGCTGATTGAAGATCCCCGCCTCTTCTGTTGTGGGTTCCAAGTCATGCTCACCATCATCTCGCGCATATctctttgaaagttgaataGGATCAATGAAATTGCCATTCCCGTATATTAGGTGGACTCCAGCACTTTTGAAGATTGCTTTCTCTGAATCACCTTCAAATGTAAACCTCATATTATTGTTCCCCTCCCTGTAACTTCTTGACAGAATCTCATGATCAATAGAATTTACAACTATGTATTGTAGCCATACACGATCATGTGGGTCCATTGAAGTCTGTAGCCGCATCTCATGATCAGTTCTAATCTGCTGGCCGTTTATTCTCATTCTGATGCCCAAAACACAAAACACAATGCCACGATCTGATGCCCAAAACACATGGACGCATTATGATCAATTTCTAtttcaattgtttttatttttaacaaaattatgaataaagcTATCAGCtgattaagattattctaaATCATGATAAAAACATGATTGAAGCATGTCAAGAATTTTATCCCTCTCAATTAAAGGCATCGATAATTGGTAAAAATCAATCTCATAAATAATATCACTAGTTTTCAAGGAGGTTTCATTCTCAACCTTAGTTGAAAATTTAGCTAGGCTTGTTCATgaattaaattctaaaatatgaaTGTAAATAAACATCAAAGCAGTACttaaaatgaaacaaaagaagaataaaaatttctcaaaatgtaAATATAGGCGCTGCAAGTCTGTTACCGTTACAGTTCTTTCCCCCAACTTTGATTCCTTCCGCAACTTCGATTCCTTTCTGAACTTCAATTCCttcattaatataaacttaaatttaagtaagaaaaataaatatctcaagactaataaaaatataagaattaacaTGACTATATAATTGTGATAatgctttaattaatttagtaaaattCTGCACAAATTCGGCTATTATCACATACCCAAGTCGAAGTTCTAAATCCAAATCTTCAATAATTTAATCATCATTAGCATCATTGAATTCCATAATTCTCGTGGTTGAAGATTGCCGCTTCTGTTGTGGGTTCCAATCGGGTTCCAAGTCATGCTCACCTTCATCTCGGTATctctttgaaagttgaataGGATTAATGAAATTGTCATTTCCATATATTATATGGAATCCGAAACTTTTTACGATTGCTTTATCACTTTTCGTTATAAACCTCTTATTATTGTTCCCCTCCCTGTAAATTCTCGGCACCATCTCATCAATAGAATTTCCTGCAATGTATATTAGACATACATGATCATCTATAATCGACCGGCCGTTTATTGCGGTAGTACCATACAAAGCCGATGCTGGAAGAGATCCCACAACATAACACAAAACTAATGCCACGATCTGATGCCCAAAACAAATGGACGCATTATAATCAATTTCTACTTCAAtagaattaatatatgaagtagTCTCCTTATACTTGAACCACTCTGGAATCCTACTTCCTGGATATATAATCGTACTTGATTCTTTCTCCCAAAAGCGTTCCTATTAAAccaagtatatatatgttagataACAAATACAAGCTATCAAATGCGAAACAGAAAGAAATTAGAGATCAAATAGATGAGACATGTATACCTGAACCAATAATGGATCTGGTGCATGATTCCCTACATCCACATGCACTTTATTGCACTCCGATAAGTCAATCTTGCTTAGCCGTTTTAAGTCAGGTATACCGAATGAAGATTCTGTTGATACATGAGGAAAGTGTTCTAACAACCTGCATCCTCTAGCATCTACCTCttctatatttggtggaaggtgtagaatttcttcaagttgCTCGCAGTCTCTCAAAACAAGTTTAGACAATCCAACAAATCCTTCGATGCATGGAGGAAGGCTAATAACACTACCAGATAGATTTAAAGTCCTCAAACTAGATGAGAAATTATATGTCCgagataaattatttgattctgGTAAGAAATTCTTTAGGCTAGAACATCCTCTGGCATCTACCACTTttatatttggtggaaggtgtagaatttcttcaagttgCTTGCAGTCTGTCAAATTAAGTACAAACAATCCAACAAATCCTTCGATGCATGGAGGAAGGCTAACAATACCACTACGAGATAGATTTAATGTCCTCAAACTGGATGAGAAATTATATGTTCgagataaattatttgattctgGAGGCAAAAATTCCATACTTGATGAAATTTCATTTTCCTGTGTACATGGCACGGATTGTCCATTATGCCCCACCacctttccaaaatttacaaaatttggaCAATTAATGACGGAAACATCCCGTAGATGTTTTAactgaaaaatattaactggTAAATGCACAAGGCTGATGCACTCATTTATATATAACGTCTCGAGCCCAGTGAGGTATGTAATGGATGAAGGTAGCTCCTGTATTACGCGGCTGTTTAACTCGAcacatttcaaatatttcatttcacacTCAATTTCTGGAAAGTTTTCAAGACTAGTACAACCTTTAAGTTTAAGGAGTTCTAGAGATCTCAACTTGAAGCTTCTTGGCACCTTCTTTAGGCTGGAACAATAGCTAAAATCCAATCGAACAAGCTTATCCAAAAATCCAACAGAATCATTAACCTCAACTAAACTTTTACATCCTACAAACATCAACATCTCTagatttgagcaacttgaaagaTCCGATATATTTGTCAAGTATTTACTGTAACTGAGGTCTATACTTGTTAAGTTCtgtttgaaaagtaaaaaacaaataaaatatatattaattgttaaAGGAAATTTGCAGCATAACTTAAAAGTAAGACAGATTgacatatgaaaaataaaaataggtaCCTTAGATTGCAATCCTGTCCCTAAATCTCTAATATTGCTTCTTCTGATATTGAAATCAATGAGTTTCTCTCCATGAAAAGAAGATGGCAAAGAGAGCAAAGGACATTTGGGCCAATGAAGAACTCTTAACTCATTAGAGAGATAATTCAATCCACCACAGTCACAGAAGGTACTAACTTTTAATATTCTGAGTTTTTCCATTTTTGCAAACACATCAGAATCCAAACGTATCCTGCTGTCCTTCGGAGGCATTTCTATCAATATGCCTTCAATTTGCTCTGTTCCCTAATGAGAGAATGCACAAGTgttatataaaaaatcaaagatAAATTCCCTATAATTCAACACTACTTGCGCAAGTGTTCATGAACTATATATAAGTTGAACAAGCTAcgattatatgtatttttcttaCAATACGTGTATACATCactatttcatttattaagaaGGAAATAACAAACATAGGCCTCACCTTTCTTCATATGGTGTTTCTATTTTAGATTACAAAAGGAATAgccttatttttatcattcagATTTCTAGAAATGAGTATGTACGTTCAAATGTCAAAGTCATATATACTTCTTCCTTTTAATACGTATTACTCtgtttaaaatactaaaaaagtATCAGATAATCATAGCATTTTGCCTTTttagaaaaatggagaaaatgtGAATTGGCTTTCATGATTTTATTTGTActtctttattaaaattattttatttacaaaattgggaaaatatttcatgtagaGGGTACGTATGtgtctatataataatttatatgtatTCCTGGatccatttcttttaatttaataatagcttcaattgaaaaacaaaaaaaaacaaaagaactcGGAAGTAGAATTATATTTCTAGGGAAAATCTtaccttatttttttcaagtacTTCACGAACATCTTCATGAAAGTATAATCTACTCCGCTTGCTAGGTTCTTCGGGTGATTCTTGTCGGACAATTTCTCTACCCATATCTTCTAGTAAGTCATGCATCCCCAGTCGCCATACATTATTAGTTATGAGACATTTATCTTCGAGTTTTTTGATACCAGCATCGGTAAAGAAACCACAACCATTCAATATTTTAGTGACATAATCTCTGTTGTATCCtttgaagaaacatgcaatgtcaAGAAAAATCTTTTTTGTATGATAATCTAATCCATCGTAACTTATTTTGAGTATATCATAGATCTTTTTATGTTGAATTCTTTCGTACTTTTCCAATTCGCTTTTCCAAAAACATCTATCTCTTCCGCGTAGATTTGAGCCTACCACAATCAAAGCGAGCGGAAGGCCACCAGCATATTGCATTGCAAGTTTTGTGAGTTCCACAAAATCATTATCCGGTTGGTCACGCTTGAAGGCATGCCAGGAAAAGAGCTTAAGAGCGTCTTGAGAATCCAATGTATTCATAGAATATGTTTTCCAATTACCAAAATCAAGCTGCACTAGTAGATGCGCATCTCTTGTTGTTATGATGATTCGACTTCCCAATCCAAACCAATCGGATCTCCCACTTAGATATTTTAATTGGTCCAGATCATCAACGTCATCAAGAATCAAAAGGATTTTTTTACAGCCAAGTTTCTCCTGTATCAGAATGATTCCTTGATCAACATCATCGACCTCAACCTTTGGATCTCTTAGTATATTAGAaagaattttcttttgcaaCTTCACGAGACTgcgcttttttgtttttgaattttctctAACATTGGCAAGAAAACAACTCCCTTCAAACTGATTAGCAATGCGGTTAAACACCTCTTTTGTAATAGTTGTTTTACCAATTCCTCCAATACCAAAAATCCCTATCATGCGTGTCTCATTAATGATCTCAATACCTAAACgcgtattaattatatattctgCACGAGACTCCAACCCAACCGGATGATCCGCAACATGCAAGCGTGTACGATTTGGTAGTTTGCTTGAGACTTGTTCAACAATCTTCTGGATACATTCAGACTCGTCCCTACCAATgcaaaaagattaaaagaaaaatcatgaaTTTGACTTGCTCTTCTTTAAATACATGGGGACATGATTTAGGCACATGAATTTTATTCTCATGTAATAAATGTCGACATTATTGGTAGGGTACGAAGAAGTTACAACATTCATATGATCCTTAATATTTGTCGACCTGAATCCCAATTTTTCTATGGGTTGACCGTAAGTCAAGTACGTACTAATTAATGCAGCTTAATTTGTATTGGTGGTAGGGattggactatatatatatatatatatatatcttctagaTATAAAGTGCGGATGTTTGAATGAATACTTTTTCGtctaacatatttttttccagtTTTATCCATGATTTTATGAGGAAATTACACAGCTCGTGTTCCTCCCCTTTGACGCCGTAGCTTCGCACCATCCAACGCTGCCAAGACCCCAACATCAAGCTCATTCTTGTACGCCACCACCCTCATTCCATGAAATTTCTGCATCGGAAACCACCACCAATAGGTGACGCCATGAGCTCCTCCACACCATGAACCAACCCCTGTTCTTCCTTGTCAAAAACAGAGCACTCCTCACACACACAGCCACTAGAAGAAGCAAGTTGGCGGCAGCAAAGGGACTTACAAAAAATGCAGAGAAGCCGTGGAAGAGAGGCGACGGAGCTGAGGGTGGCATGCGGCTGAGCTACAGAGAGAGCATTATGAGAGAGAGACCGAAAGCTTAAGAGGTAAGTGAGAGAGAGTGGGAAAATGGATAGAGATCAGTGTGAGGGAGAACTTCTCATCGAGGAGATGGATGAATATGGCAGTAGCTGGAAACGACGAAAAATGGCTGAGCATTAACCAAGACAGCATCCGAAGGTGGAAGCTCACGGTGGCTCCGCAGCTTTGTGCCCTCGTTGGTTGGGCATGGTGGAGCATTTGCTCTGTTTTTAGGAAGCAAAACAGAGGCTTCAAGCTGTTTGTTGCCGTGTGGGGAAGAGCTGTGCGGCGTTGCTGGGCTGCTGTGGCTTTCGGTGGAGGTTGGGTAGCTGGGCACGGCTGGTTGCTCGACGGTAGTTTTCGTGGTGAGGTCAGTGGCTTTGCTCTCTTGGTCTGGGACCGAAAGAGAGGAGAAGAAATGCTCGatttgttcaaaaaaaaaagaaaccaaaacataGGAATAAAAAGCAAGCTAACCAGATGAAAATGGAGGAGCTTCGGCAGTCCAGATATGCAGAAGAAAAACACGAAAATGAGAGGAAGAAGAACCAGGTGGTGCGCGGtcggagaagaagaaaagaagagaaaacaaaagaaatgaaaagaagtaGAAACAGggagaagcagcagca
This is a stretch of genomic DNA from Carya illinoinensis cultivar Pawnee chromosome 15, C.illinoinensisPawnee_v1, whole genome shotgun sequence. It encodes these proteins:
- the LOC122297071 gene encoding disease resistance protein RUN1-like — protein: MTSNSMAFQFGASSSSSPSSFPFIRVENYDVFLSFRGEDVRDNFISHLHKALVEKRINTYIDYNLERGEEISPALFKAIEGSMISIIVLSENYAESKWCLDELLKILDCNETIKQIVLPIFFKVDPSEVRHQKGIFGRSFDKLGDKLKDNANMLKWKKALEKVANFSGFPSANFRDESECIQKIVEQVSSKLPNRTRLHVADHPVGLESRAEYIINTRLGIEIINETRMIGIFGIGGIGKTTITKEVFNRIANQFEGSCFLANVRENSKTKKRSLVKLQKKILSNILRDPKVEVDDVDQGIILIQEKLGCKKILLILDDVDDLDQLKYLSGRSDWFGLGSRIIITTRDAHLLVQLDFGNWKTYSMNTLDSQDALKLFSWHAFKRDQPDNDFVELTKLAMQYAGGLPLALIVVGSNLRGRDRCFWKSELEKYERIQHKKIYDILKISYDGLDYHTKKIFLDIACFFKGYNRDYVTKILNGCGFFTDAGIKKLEDKCLITNNVWRLGMHDLLEDMGREIVRQESPEEPSKRSRLYFHEDVREVLEKNKGTEQIEGILIEMPPKDSRIRLDSDVFAKMEKLRILKVSTFCDCGGLNYLSNELRVLHWPKCPLLSLPSSFHGEKLIDFNIRRSNIRDLGTGLQSKVPIFIFHMSICLTFKLCCKFPLTINIYFICFLLFKQNLTSIDLSYSKYLTNISDLSSCSNLEMLMFVGCKSLVEVNDSVGFLDKLVRLDFSYCSSLKKVPRSFKLRSLELLKLKGCTSLENFPEIECEMKYLKCVELNSRVIQELPSSITYLTGLETLYINECISLVHLPVNIFQLKHLRDVSVINCPNFVNFGKVVGHNGQSVPCTQENEISSSMEFLPPESNNLSRTYNFSSSLRTLNLSRSGIVSLPPCIEGFVGLFVLNLTDCKQLEEILHLPPNIKVVDARGCSSLKNFLPESNNLSRTYNFSSSLRTLNLSGSVISLPPCIEGFVGLSKLVLRDCEQLEEILHLPPNIEEVDARGCRLLEHFPHVSTESSFGIPDLKRLSKIDLSECNKVHVDVGNHAPDPLLVQERFWEKESSTIIYPGSRIPEWFKYKETTSYINSIEVEIDYNASICFGHQIVALVLCYVVGSLPASALYGTTAINGRSIIDDHVCLIYIAGNSIDEMVPRIYREGNNNKRFITKSDKAIVKSFGFHIIYGNDNFINPIQLSKRYRDEGEHDLEPDWNPQQKRQSSTTRIMEFNDANDD